The Mucilaginibacter terrenus genome has a segment encoding these proteins:
- a CDS encoding ATP-binding cassette domain-containing protein, with product MNKPLVSLEGISLKISGNNILDGISLQIIKKENIAIIGKSGSGKTVLLQLVAGNMSSTSGSIKYHFIDDNGSKINDYHLKIAFVGSRHHFKNLSNTSNFYYQQRYNSSDSEDALTVAQYLNTAAKLGNAAQDYWTFNKTTEALNLVQLLDKEVIKLSNGETKRLMIATALLKNPDLLLLDNPFTGLDIATRAYLNKLLDEISASGITIVMATSGDELPNCIEHILMLKDGKLEQRLSKPEFLKRIEHDQPTLQNIDLLKALIEQPQSVTYNTIVNMTGVNIRYGDKQVLKDINWTINPGERWALLGPNGAGKSTLLSLINGDNPQAYANSITLFDKQRGTGESIWDIKSKIGFVSPELYQYFPTDNSCLQVIESGFYDTLGLFRPSVKGRADLALSWMKALEIDKYARVLLKNIPASAQRLCLLARALIKNPALLIFDEPCQGLDDHQQIHFKAIVDAICGVSNATLIYVTHYHHEIPNSVTKVLKLDKGTIVED from the coding sequence ATGAACAAACCACTTGTATCACTTGAAGGCATCAGCCTGAAAATATCCGGAAACAACATACTAGATGGCATCTCTCTTCAAATAATTAAAAAAGAGAACATAGCAATTATAGGCAAAAGTGGCTCGGGCAAGACTGTCTTGCTGCAGCTCGTCGCAGGTAACATGTCCTCCACTTCGGGCAGCATCAAGTACCATTTTATTGATGACAATGGATCCAAAATTAACGACTACCACCTGAAAATAGCATTTGTCGGATCTCGGCACCATTTCAAGAATCTCTCTAACACATCCAACTTCTATTACCAGCAGCGTTACAACTCATCAGATTCGGAGGATGCCTTAACTGTTGCACAATACCTTAATACAGCTGCTAAGCTAGGGAATGCAGCACAGGATTATTGGACATTTAACAAAACAACTGAAGCTTTAAACCTTGTACAATTATTAGATAAAGAGGTAATCAAGCTATCCAATGGCGAAACTAAGCGGTTAATGATTGCAACCGCGCTGCTAAAAAATCCGGACCTCCTGCTCCTGGATAACCCATTTACCGGTTTGGACATTGCCACCCGTGCTTACTTAAACAAATTGTTAGATGAAATAAGTGCATCCGGGATCACGATTGTCATGGCGACATCCGGCGACGAACTTCCGAATTGTATAGAACACATTTTAATGCTTAAAGATGGCAAATTGGAGCAAAGGCTTAGCAAACCTGAGTTTTTAAAGAGAATAGAGCATGACCAACCAACACTTCAAAACATTGATCTTTTGAAGGCGCTGATTGAACAACCGCAATCTGTTACCTACAATACCATCGTTAACATGACTGGAGTGAACATACGGTACGGCGATAAACAAGTACTTAAGGATATTAACTGGACTATAAACCCCGGCGAACGATGGGCGCTGCTTGGGCCTAATGGCGCGGGTAAATCTACGCTACTGAGTTTAATAAACGGCGACAACCCGCAAGCGTATGCTAACAGTATAACCCTGTTTGATAAGCAACGCGGCACAGGAGAAAGCATTTGGGATATCAAAAGCAAAATCGGCTTTGTGTCGCCGGAACTGTATCAGTACTTCCCTACCGATAACAGTTGCCTGCAAGTTATAGAAAGCGGCTTTTACGATACATTAGGGTTATTCCGACCTAGTGTAAAGGGCCGTGCCGATCTTGCTTTAAGCTGGATGAAAGCGCTTGAGATAGATAAATACGCTCGTGTGCTGCTAAAAAACATCCCGGCAAGCGCACAGCGGCTTTGCTTACTGGCAAGGGCACTAATTAAAAACCCCGCACTGTTAATATTTGATGAACCTTGCCAGGGGTTGGATGATCATCAGCAAATACATTTTAAGGCGATTGTAGACGCTATATGTGGTGTAAGCAATGCTACCCTTATATATGTCACCCATTATCACCACGAAATACCGAATAGCGTTACTAAAGTGTTAAAACTGGACAAAGGAACGATAGTAGAAGATTAA
- a CDS encoding PA2169 family four-helix-bundle protein produces MENAKATVEALNDLIAINNDRVAGFERAISEIKDDKADLKYLFTNCIGVSHQFKMELATEVAALGKDIETDSSKSGKLHRTWLDLKATFTGHSTHSVLEECEFGEDAIKKSYQTALDDEALPAYVKDILKKQQVILNAAHDKIKALRDSVAN; encoded by the coding sequence ATGGAAAATGCAAAAGCAACTGTTGAGGCGCTCAACGATCTGATTGCGATAAACAACGATCGCGTAGCTGGGTTTGAAAGAGCGATAAGCGAAATAAAGGACGATAAAGCGGATCTTAAATATTTGTTTACAAACTGCATAGGTGTAAGCCATCAGTTTAAAATGGAGTTGGCTACTGAAGTTGCTGCTCTTGGTAAAGATATCGAGACGGACTCTTCTAAAAGTGGTAAGTTGCATCGAACCTGGCTTGATTTAAAAGCTACTTTTACGGGGCATAGTACCCACAGTGTATTGGAAGAATGCGAGTTTGGCGAAGACGCTATCAAAAAGTCTTACCAGACTGCACTTGATGATGAAGCTTTACCTGCTTACGTAAAGGACATACTGAAAAAGCAGCAAGTTATATTGAATGCCGCTCACGATAAAATTAAAGCACTACGCGATAGCGTGGCAAACTGA
- a CDS encoding RNA polymerase sigma factor: MNNIYNVEIPADSEVILGILNNSDSVLKKLYLAYFPMILQLVLNNNGDEDDAKDIYQEAIIVLYNKVKRGDFELSAKLKTYIYSICRRLWLKRLKQMNRYGGDIKDFEDRFTVEEEVERHQERDLQLSKMADALQLLGEPCKTIMEDFYMNNRSMQEICERFGYTNADNAKTQKYKCLQRLKKLFFQQN, translated from the coding sequence GTGAATAATATATATAACGTGGAAATACCGGCAGATAGTGAAGTGATACTTGGTATTCTTAACAACTCTGACAGTGTTTTAAAAAAGCTTTACTTGGCTTATTTTCCAATGATATTGCAACTAGTGTTAAATAACAACGGCGATGAGGATGATGCGAAGGATATTTACCAGGAAGCGATAATTGTTCTTTATAATAAAGTTAAGCGGGGTGATTTTGAGCTAAGTGCCAAACTCAAAACCTACATATATTCTATTTGCCGCAGGTTGTGGTTAAAGCGCCTTAAGCAAATGAACAGATATGGCGGCGATATAAAGGATTTTGAAGATCGCTTTACGGTAGAGGAGGAAGTAGAGCGGCACCAGGAACGTGATTTGCAGTTAAGTAAAATGGCTGATGCGTTACAGTTACTTGGCGAACCCTGCAAAACCATTATGGAAGATTTTTATATGAATAACCGTTCTATGCAGGAAATATGCGAACGGTTTGGATATACTAACGCTGATAACGCGAAAACGCAGAAATACAAATGTCTGCAACGGCTGAAGAAGTTATTCTTTCAGCAAAATTGA
- a CDS encoding S1C family serine protease, producing the protein MSATAEEVILSAKLKGFIMRENQLLETIERYLNGELTLEERAEFDALRKKDAAIEDKFNEHRQFTSLLKQYSDKLDLEARLNAIHDEIDVHTLKDDLMAHPSVVVRLWRQHHSKISVAASIAIFATLLTLLFTGYLTNKDPRFVQLARKVDQIEKATKKLGNDIRPKRGPTTAANFKGTGFALTGNGYVVTNLHVVNDADSIYVQNAEGESFKSKVIYKDPTADVAVLQIVDTAFRNLGPVPYGFKKSKSDLGENVFTLGYPGEDIKFGPGALSANTGFHGDSTEYEVYIPVNPGNSGGPLIDDKGNIIGVINGKQTQTSGAAFAVKSNYLLKAIQDIPSDSLSKDLTLNTKNTLAGLSRPQQIKKLRNYVFMVKVYKQ; encoded by the coding sequence ATGTCTGCAACGGCTGAAGAAGTTATTCTTTCAGCAAAATTGAAGGGGTTTATTATGAGAGAGAACCAGTTACTGGAAACTATCGAGCGGTACCTTAATGGTGAGTTAACGCTTGAAGAACGCGCTGAATTTGATGCATTGCGTAAAAAAGATGCAGCAATAGAGGACAAGTTTAACGAGCACCGGCAATTTACATCCTTGCTGAAGCAATACAGCGACAAGCTGGATCTTGAAGCCAGGCTGAATGCCATACACGATGAGATAGATGTGCACACGCTTAAAGACGACCTGATGGCACATCCGTCAGTTGTTGTTCGTTTGTGGCGCCAGCATCATTCTAAAATATCTGTCGCAGCATCTATTGCCATTTTCGCTACGCTGCTTACATTGCTTTTTACCGGGTATCTAACCAATAAAGATCCACGTTTTGTGCAACTGGCACGTAAGGTAGATCAGATTGAGAAAGCTACTAAAAAGCTTGGGAACGACATCCGCCCTAAACGTGGCCCTACTACAGCGGCTAATTTTAAAGGAACTGGTTTTGCCCTTACTGGTAACGGTTATGTAGTAACCAATTTGCACGTTGTAAATGATGCAGATTCTATCTATGTTCAAAATGCTGAAGGCGAATCTTTTAAATCGAAAGTAATCTATAAGGATCCCACAGCTGATGTTGCAGTTTTACAGATAGTAGATACCGCTTTCAGGAATTTGGGTCCGGTGCCATACGGTTTTAAAAAGTCTAAGAGTGATTTGGGAGAGAACGTATTTACACTTGGTTATCCTGGGGAGGATATTAAATTTGGTCCGGGTGCTTTGTCAGCAAACACAGGCTTTCATGGCGACAGTACTGAGTATGAGGTTTATATTCCGGTAAATCCCGGTAATAGCGGTGGTCCGCTTATTGACGATAAGGGAAATATTATAGGTGTTATAAACGGTAAACAAACCCAAACGTCAGGAGCGGCTTTTGCTGTAAAATCAAACTATCTTTTAAAAGCTATTCAGGACATCCCGTCAGACTCGCTCAGTAAAGATCTTACCCTAAATACTAAAAACACGTTAGCGGGACTAAGCAGACCCCAGCAAATAAAAAAGCTGCGCAACTATGTGTTCATGGTTAAGGTGTACAAACAATAA
- a CDS encoding S41 family peptidase: MIKPAFLLFLCILSSMVLHAQTALTGADSARMVIDSTLHYARQNALAGNKVNWAAITDSVKSRGENAKNIEEAMPALQVLFKMLGDFHGGAYYKGKNYKWVANRPHVDYKLYTDILTRIRSGSVQISSKIVENGYGYLVIPANNPTKPGESDSIARQIQLSLTNLKPAKLNGLIIDLRTNTGGDMYPMITGVGNLFTAGKLGAFIYPGNKPEDEWHIAGNAFFMSGKQAMSIPSYSKVNPKIKIVLLTSPFTASSAEALLISFKGQKNVRIIGEVTGGYTTANDSFSYLGVQVLMATSVEADRNGVIYYENIVPDELIVTGDNLDDLSTDKKVQAALKWLKGK, translated from the coding sequence ATGATTAAGCCCGCTTTTCTACTATTCCTATGCATTTTATCATCGATGGTTTTACATGCCCAAACTGCTCTCACGGGTGCTGACAGTGCACGCATGGTAATAGACAGTACTTTGCATTACGCCAGGCAAAATGCTTTAGCGGGTAACAAGGTAAACTGGGCCGCTATCACCGATTCAGTAAAGAGCCGGGGTGAAAACGCCAAGAATATAGAAGAAGCCATGCCAGCATTACAGGTGTTGTTTAAGATGCTTGGTGATTTTCATGGCGGTGCATACTATAAAGGGAAAAATTATAAATGGGTAGCCAACAGGCCGCACGTAGACTACAAGCTTTATACGGATATTTTGACTAGAATACGGAGCGGCTCTGTACAGATAAGTTCAAAAATAGTTGAGAATGGTTATGGTTATCTTGTTATACCTGCTAACAATCCAACAAAGCCTGGCGAATCTGACAGTATTGCAAGGCAAATACAACTATCCCTTACCAATCTTAAGCCGGCTAAGCTCAATGGCCTTATAATTGATCTGCGTACAAATACCGGTGGCGATATGTACCCAATGATAACAGGCGTGGGCAACTTGTTTACTGCAGGCAAGCTTGGTGCTTTTATTTACCCGGGCAACAAACCCGAAGACGAATGGCACATTGCTGGCAATGCTTTTTTTATGTCAGGTAAGCAGGCAATGTCTATACCATCGTACAGCAAAGTTAATCCTAAGATTAAGATTGTGCTGCTTACGTCCCCATTTACAGCATCATCAGCAGAGGCGCTACTTATTTCTTTTAAAGGACAAAAGAACGTACGTATTATAGGTGAAGTTACCGGCGGCTATACCACTGCAAATGATTCTTTTTCTTATCTGGGGGTTCAGGTGCTTATGGCCACGTCAGTAGAAGCAGACCGTAACGGGGTAATCTACTACGAGAACATAGTGCCAGATGAATTGATAGTTACAGGTGATAACCTGGATGACCTTTCAACAGATAAAAAAGTGCAGGCCGCCTTAAAATGGTTAAAGGGTAAATAA
- a CDS encoding NADH-quinone oxidoreductase subunit D, with the protein MILNMGPQHPSTHGVLRLELITDGEIVREMIPHMGYLHRCFEKHAESLTYQQTIPFTDRMDYLSSMTNAHTWVMGVEKMLGIDQDIPKRIEYIRVLVSELNRIGSHLIAIGTYGIDIGAFTPFLWCFRDREHIMGMLEWASGSRMLYNYIWVGGLFYDLPVGFEERCREFVDYFKPKMVELNGLLTNNQIFISRTANVGVLPMDVAINYGCSGPVLRASGLKYDLRRIDGYSVYPEIDFEIPVGKGIMGTVGDCWDRNKVRVDEIEQSLRIIEQCLDRLQKELKRTPDFDPRAKLPRKLTPKKQDFYMRAEGSKGELGFYFIHDNEKREIPFRAKARGPSFSNLSVVPEISKGVMIADLIAIIGSIDFVMGELDR; encoded by the coding sequence ATGATCCTGAATATGGGCCCGCAGCACCCATCAACACACGGCGTTTTACGGCTGGAACTTATTACCGATGGCGAGATTGTAAGGGAGATGATCCCGCACATGGGATACCTGCACCGCTGCTTCGAAAAACACGCCGAGTCGCTCACCTATCAGCAAACCATTCCGTTTACCGACAGGATGGACTATCTGTCATCTATGACCAATGCACATACTTGGGTAATGGGTGTAGAAAAAATGCTAGGCATTGATCAAGACATACCAAAGCGTATAGAATACATCCGTGTTCTCGTTTCTGAGCTAAACCGTATCGGCTCGCACCTGATCGCTATAGGCACTTACGGGATAGACATAGGCGCATTTACACCATTCCTTTGGTGTTTTCGCGATCGCGAACATATTATGGGTATGCTGGAGTGGGCTTCGGGCTCGCGTATGCTATACAATTATATATGGGTAGGCGGATTGTTTTACGACTTGCCCGTTGGTTTTGAAGAACGCTGCCGCGAGTTTGTAGATTACTTTAAGCCAAAGATGGTTGAGCTTAACGGTTTGCTTACCAACAACCAGATATTTATAAGCAGGACAGCAAACGTTGGTGTACTGCCAATGGATGTTGCCATCAATTACGGCTGCTCGGGGCCAGTACTGCGTGCATCAGGCTTAAAGTATGATTTGCGCCGTATAGATGGTTATTCTGTTTACCCGGAGATTGACTTTGAGATACCTGTTGGCAAAGGAATTATGGGCACTGTTGGCGACTGCTGGGACAGGAACAAGGTAAGGGTCGACGAAATAGAGCAGTCGCTGCGCATAATTGAGCAATGCCTTGACAGATTACAAAAGGAGCTAAAACGTACACCAGATTTTGACCCAAGAGCTAAACTTCCGCGCAAACTCACACCTAAAAAGCAGGATTTCTACATGCGCGCAGAGGGCAGCAAAGGTGAACTGGGCTTTTACTTTATCCACGATAACGAAAAACGCGAGATACCTTTCAGAGCAAAGGCGCGGGGACCAAGCTTCTCCAACTTGTCGGTTGTTCCGGAGATTTCCAAAGGTGTAATGATAGCTGATCTTATTGCGATTATAGGCTCAATTGACTTTGTAATGGGCGAACTGGATAGATAA
- the pdxH gene encoding pyridoxamine 5'-phosphate oxidase, producing the protein MDQEQIENLRQDYSAASLNETDVDANPMRQFDKWFNEAINAKIHEPNAMTLATSTHDGRPSARIVLLKGFSDDGFKFYTNYLSRKGRELSKNPMGALVFFWGDLERQVRVEGTIEKLDKDYSEKYFHSRPKKSQLGAVASPQSQEINGREMLEERMAQLEAEYADKDVPKPSYWGGYVLRPRLIEFWQGRRSRLHDRIVYKKTDNKNWKIVRLAP; encoded by the coding sequence ATGGATCAAGAGCAAATAGAAAATTTAAGACAGGATTATAGCGCAGCATCACTTAACGAGACAGATGTAGACGCTAACCCGATGCGCCAATTCGATAAATGGTTTAATGAGGCCATTAACGCCAAAATACACGAACCAAACGCCATGACGCTGGCTACCAGCACACATGATGGCAGGCCCTCAGCTCGCATTGTGTTGCTGAAAGGCTTCAGCGATGATGGTTTTAAATTTTACACCAATTACCTCAGCCGAAAAGGAAGAGAATTAAGCAAGAACCCAATGGGTGCGCTTGTATTTTTCTGGGGCGACCTGGAGCGCCAAGTCCGCGTGGAGGGTACTATAGAGAAACTGGATAAAGATTACTCTGAAAAATACTTTCATTCAAGACCTAAAAAAAGCCAGTTGGGCGCTGTTGCTTCGCCGCAAAGCCAGGAAATTAATGGACGTGAAATGCTGGAAGAACGCATGGCACAACTGGAAGCAGAATACGCTGATAAAGATGTTCCAAAGCCATCGTACTGGGGCGGATATGTTTTAAGGCCGCGCCTTATAGAGTTTTGGCAAGGCCGCCGCAGCCGCCTGCATGACCGTATAGTTTATAAAAAAACCGATAATAAAAACTGGAAGATAGTACGGCTGGCACCATGA
- a CDS encoding YqgE/AlgH family protein → MLSPITAAAGRLLISEPFMPDPNFKRSVILLTEYSEAGAMGFILNHQTEYMLGDILPDLSYSEIPVYMGGPVAANTLHYIHRCPEKIEGGIEIWDGIYWGGDFEQIKELITNYQLKEDEVKFFTGYSGWTPGQLDDELRDDAWIVANKFEADAVFSNHEHNMWKEVVIGLGQRYAHIANFPENPTLN, encoded by the coding sequence ATGTTAAGTCCAATTACAGCAGCCGCAGGGCGATTATTGATATCTGAACCGTTTATGCCCGACCCTAATTTTAAGAGGTCGGTTATACTGCTTACCGAATATTCGGAGGCTGGTGCTATGGGTTTTATACTTAATCATCAAACAGAATATATGCTGGGAGATATTCTGCCTGACCTGTCTTACTCTGAGATACCGGTGTACATGGGTGGCCCGGTGGCTGCAAATACGCTGCACTACATTCACCGCTGCCCGGAGAAAATTGAAGGTGGGATTGAGATATGGGACGGTATTTACTGGGGCGGCGACTTTGAACAGATTAAAGAACTGATAACCAATTACCAGCTAAAGGAAGATGAAGTTAAGTTCTTCACGGGCTACTCCGGCTGGACGCCCGGGCAGTTGGACGACGAACTGAGGGATGATGCCTGGATAGTGGCCAACAAGTTTGAAGCTGATGCCGTCTTCAGCAACCATGAACATAATATGTGGAAAGAGGTAGTTATTGGCCTCGGGCAGCGTTACGCACACATTGCCAATTTTCCTGAAAATCCTACTTTAAACTAA
- a CDS encoding family 20 glycosylhydrolase: MYKKISALLLAFAVTTTIVNAQDTDPYMGIIPAPVSVKKAAGMFVLSQETRIQADTPNNKAVVFFSNYLRDHMAYNKQVGLRNANATSNSIYLTSTGTEGLPVEGYRLTITPQQITVAGKGVGLFYGIQSLIQLLPAERAAIAKIPAATIEDYPRFGYRGQMLDVCRHFFSVEFIKKYIDLMAAYKLNNFHWHLTDDQGWRIEIKKYPRLTQVASVRAQTVIGNYRDRNPQQYDNTPVSGFYTQDQIRDVVKYAADRYITVVPEIEMPGHAQAALAAFPELSCDPKLDYKVAETWGVFNNIYCPSEKTFSFLQDVLTEVIDLFPSKYIHIGGDEAPKTVWKNSKFCQDLIKRLNLKDEHGLQSYFIQRMEKFVNSKGRSIIGWDEILEGGLAPNATVMSWRGEEGGIAAAQQNHDVIMTPSSQGLYLDHTQGKLNQEPLGIGGNAPIYKTYAYNPTPAVLTPAQQKHIVGVQSNLWTEYITTENKVEYMLLPRMLAVAEVAWSPIANKNLKDFSETRLPGHLAWLDANDYNFRVPPAIGGKDTTIIATQYTVDLKSPVKGAKIYYTVDGYTPRETEMEYTKPMTYQVPIDQYREIQTIVVTPGGKRSPITKTTIYNKAPLPAVAYNGNNMGLKYQVSAGTYVNTTQVNSAAVIDTGIAKSFQTANSAFKKSFSKYGVVYNGYVKVDQDGTYGFSTSSVNGSVLYIDDIPVVDNDGRHGQWEQGSAVPLLKGFHKLTIKYVDSSLSTSTLRVYMTIPGKPKGELSPDMLYY, encoded by the coding sequence ATGTATAAAAAAATTTCTGCCCTGCTGCTTGCTTTTGCCGTAACTACAACAATTGTTAATGCCCAGGACACAGACCCATATATGGGTATTATCCCGGCGCCGGTATCTGTAAAAAAAGCGGCAGGTATGTTTGTCTTGAGCCAGGAAACCCGCATTCAGGCAGATACGCCTAACAACAAAGCAGTAGTATTTTTCTCTAATTACCTGCGCGACCATATGGCCTACAACAAACAAGTAGGTCTGCGTAACGCAAATGCAACATCAAACAGCATTTATTTAACTTCTACTGGGACGGAAGGCCTGCCTGTTGAAGGTTACCGCCTTACCATAACACCGCAGCAAATTACAGTTGCAGGGAAAGGGGTGGGGCTGTTTTACGGAATACAAAGCCTAATACAATTGCTACCTGCAGAACGCGCGGCAATTGCTAAAATACCAGCTGCTACTATAGAAGACTACCCACGCTTTGGGTATCGGGGCCAAATGCTTGATGTGTGCCGCCATTTCTTTTCGGTGGAGTTCATCAAAAAGTACATCGATCTGATGGCTGCTTATAAGCTCAATAATTTTCATTGGCACTTAACCGATGACCAGGGCTGGCGTATAGAAATAAAGAAATATCCACGGTTAACACAGGTAGCCAGCGTTCGCGCGCAAACGGTAATCGGTAACTACCGCGACCGCAACCCGCAACAATATGATAATACACCCGTTAGCGGCTTCTACACACAAGACCAGATACGAGATGTAGTGAAGTATGCAGCTGATAGGTACATAACTGTGGTGCCCGAAATAGAGATGCCGGGCCATGCGCAGGCGGCCCTGGCAGCGTTTCCGGAGTTAAGCTGCGACCCTAAGCTGGATTACAAGGTAGCGGAAACATGGGGAGTATTTAATAATATTTATTGTCCGTCTGAAAAGACGTTCAGCTTTTTGCAGGATGTATTGACGGAAGTAATAGACCTGTTCCCGAGTAAATACATACACATTGGTGGTGATGAAGCTCCAAAAACCGTTTGGAAGAATTCTAAGTTCTGCCAGGATTTGATCAAAAGGCTTAACTTAAAAGACGAGCATGGCTTGCAAAGCTACTTTATCCAGCGGATGGAAAAGTTTGTGAACAGCAAAGGCCGCAGTATAATAGGTTGGGATGAGATATTGGAGGGGGGTCTTGCGCCTAATGCCACTGTAATGAGCTGGCGCGGAGAAGAAGGCGGCATTGCAGCAGCCCAGCAAAACCACGATGTAATTATGACGCCATCAAGCCAGGGGCTTTACCTTGACCATACACAGGGTAAGCTTAACCAGGAGCCTTTGGGTATTGGCGGCAACGCACCTATTTATAAAACCTATGCTTATAACCCTACACCTGCGGTATTAACACCTGCCCAGCAAAAACATATTGTGGGTGTACAATCTAACCTGTGGACGGAATATATAACTACCGAGAATAAGGTGGAATACATGCTGCTACCGAGAATGCTCGCCGTAGCGGAAGTAGCCTGGTCGCCAATTGCTAACAAGAACTTAAAGGATTTCTCTGAAACGCGCTTGCCTGGTCACCTTGCCTGGTTAGATGCCAATGATTACAACTTCCGTGTGCCGCCAGCAATTGGCGGTAAAGATACTACGATAATAGCAACGCAATATACTGTAGACCTGAAGTCGCCGGTTAAGGGTGCTAAGATTTATTACACTGTAGACGGTTACACGCCGCGAGAAACGGAGATGGAGTACACCAAACCGATGACCTACCAGGTACCTATTGACCAATACCGCGAAATACAAACCATTGTGGTTACACCAGGTGGTAAGCGCAGTCCAATTACCAAAACTACCATTTACAATAAAGCCCCTTTGCCTGCCGTTGCTTATAACGGTAACAATATGGGACTTAAATACCAGGTATCTGCAGGAACTTATGTGAACACAACCCAAGTAAATTCGGCAGCGGTTATTGATACAGGTATTGCTAAGAGCTTCCAGACGGCTAACAGCGCGTTTAAAAAGTCTTTTAGTAAATACGGCGTTGTTTACAATGGATATGTTAAGGTAGATCAGGACGGCACTTACGGGTTCTCTACTTCTTCCGTCAACGGATCTGTGCTGTATATTGATGATATCCCGGTGGTGGATAACGATGGCCGCCACGGGCAATGGGAGCAGGGAAGCGCGGTGCCGTTGTTAAAAGGCTTTCATAAACTTACCATCAAGTATGTTGATTCGAGTTTGAGCACCAGCACGCTACGCGTTTACATGACCATACCGGGCAAACCAAAAGGTGAGCTATCGCCAGACATGCTTTACTATTGA
- a CDS encoding PliI family lysozyme inhibitor of I-type lysozyme has protein sequence MNAKYNYFIAACCTLVVACGSDEKKPTNISSVVATAKPSLMEPFRFHKAIEVAPGQTYDVVSWGRGSKSAGAYAILHSDSANIKYTTTTGDLDGNITDVYNADMDLDGNPEILIQSKGKDTVNYAKVYAFEFNNNDANKLDFPRLTSSQRKGYRGNDNFYIKEGKLIREFPIYSSNDSTATQTGAKRLLEYSLHGNDFTVKQLSKDSTSVAAPVKQEAKKTEPERKQTSAKKSSRKKSETKKRRHRRR, from the coding sequence ATGAATGCAAAGTACAATTATTTCATAGCCGCTTGCTGCACCTTAGTGGTAGCTTGCGGTTCCGACGAAAAGAAGCCGACAAATATTAGCTCGGTAGTAGCTACGGCAAAACCTTCGCTTATGGAGCCATTCCGGTTTCATAAAGCAATTGAAGTGGCACCCGGGCAAACTTACGACGTAGTAAGCTGGGGTCGTGGATCAAAGTCAGCTGGCGCATACGCGATATTACATTCAGATTCGGCCAATATAAAGTACACTACCACCACCGGCGATCTGGATGGTAATATCACTGATGTTTACAACGCCGATATGGACCTGGATGGTAATCCCGAGATCCTGATCCAATCCAAAGGCAAGGACACCGTGAACTATGCCAAAGTGTATGCCTTCGAGTTTAATAACAACGATGCTAACAAGCTGGATTTCCCGCGGCTCACCAGCTCGCAGCGGAAAGGTTACCGGGGTAACGATAACTTCTATATCAAAGAAGGTAAACTTATCCGGGAGTTTCCTATTTACAGCAGTAACGATAGTACCGCTACTCAAACAGGGGCCAAGCGTTTATTGGAGTACAGCCTTCATGGTAATGATTTTACAGTTAAGCAGCTCAGTAAAGATTCTACCAGCGTTGCTGCTCCTGTCAAACAAGAAGCTAAAAAAACTGAACCGGAAAGGAAGCAAACCAGCGCTAAGAAATCATCAAGAAAGAAATCGGAGACGAAAAAACGCAGGCACAGGAGGAGGTAG